A section of the Pseudomonas prosekii genome encodes:
- the gspG gene encoding type II secretion system major pseudopilin GspG has translation MNQRPCSAPHSQRGFTLLELLVVLVVLGLLAGIVAPKYFAQLGRSEVKVAKAQIEGLSKALDLYRLEVGHYPSTEQGLQALVIAPSDETRWTGPYLQKKLPQDPWGRNYAYRYPGENGEYDLLSMGKDGQPGGEGENAEVTNWQ, from the coding sequence ATGAATCAGCGTCCGTGCTCCGCCCCGCACTCGCAACGCGGGTTTACCCTGCTCGAATTATTGGTAGTGCTGGTGGTGCTCGGGCTGTTGGCCGGCATCGTCGCGCCGAAGTATTTCGCCCAACTCGGGCGCTCGGAAGTGAAGGTCGCCAAGGCGCAAATCGAAGGCCTGAGCAAAGCGCTCGATCTGTATCGACTGGAGGTCGGCCATTACCCGTCCACCGAGCAGGGTTTGCAGGCGCTGGTGATTGCGCCGAGCGATGAAACCCGCTGGACCGGCCCGTACTTGCAGAAAAAACTGCCGCAAGACCCGTGGGGGCGCAACTACGCCTACCGCTACCCCGGCGAAAACGGCGAGTACGATTTACTGTCGATGGGCAAGGACGGCCAGCCCGGCGGTGAAGGCGAAAACGCTGAAGTCACTAACTGGCAATGA